A genomic region of Anas acuta chromosome 1, bAnaAcu1.1, whole genome shotgun sequence contains the following coding sequences:
- the LOC137850193 gene encoding heat shock transcription factor, X-linked-like — protein sequence MFKHLPPERPDRPAGSHLLTGRTKTELATEMASGGSFSEDETKEIKREPLPAETSPVAAPDKPVESSESPSAEPPGQDGGAASDGAAASIEGGKDCPASTDNRESRRGSSSEERAVKTNVFSFLSFPKKLWYLVESNEFKTIWWGRCGNCIVIDEEMFKVEVLGRTGPQKIFETGNMKSFIRQLNLYGFTKMKWDFQRSASLPEFLAEEDAFSAHRKLLLYHNPNFKRYSPHLLINCNRRAALKRKATAAPATQADLDAKCPSSSSSGIQHGRGADAGQEKDGMEKAAEEDTQTAAPPGSPLPKRQAKAPPQASGAHPASCTDAPSLPGPAAEAAGRDNQQPPASPQLPARSSQSPPASPTPTRYHFLPLMGPALPPMHRNAAAARFPGAARPPLRPLASPGLAAASATAMPNPPDWQPSAPPHCPTCTCGSDRTAAGDGLAP from the exons ATGTTCAAGCATCTCCCACCAGAACGCCCAGACAGACCAGCTGGGTCTCACTTGCTGACTGGCAGGACGAAGACCGAGCTGGCCACTGAAATGGCTTCAGGCGGAAGTTTCAGTGAAGAtgagacaaaagaaattaaaagggagCCGCTTCCAGCAGAAACTTCACCCGTTGCTGCTCCAGACAAGCCGGTTGAATCCTCAGAGTCCCCTTCTGCTGAGCCTCCGGGACAGGATGGAGGAGCAGCTTCTGATGGTGCTGCAGCATCAAtagagggaggaaaggattgCCCAGCTTCCACTGATAACCGTGAGAGCAGACGCGGTAGTTCTTCTGAGGAGCGTGCTGTCAAGACCAatgtcttctccttcctcagttTCCCAAAGAAACTGTGGTACCTAGTTGAAAGCAACGAGTTTAAGACCATTTGGTGGGGTCGCTGTGGAAACTGTATTGTGATCGATGAGGAAATGTTTAAAGTAGAAGTGCTGGGAAGGACCGGGCCGCAGAAAATTTTTGAGACTGGCAATATGAAGAGTTTCATTCGTCAACTTAACCTGTACGGATTCACCAAAATGAAATGGGACTTCCAAAGATCTGCCTCGCTTCCCGAATTCCTGGCAGaagaagatgcattttctgctcatAGGAAG tTACTCCTCTACCACAACCCCAACTTCAAGAGGTATTCTCCCCACCTGCTCATCAACTGCAATCGCCGTGCCGCCCTGAAGAGGAAAGCCACGGCTGCCCCTGCAACACAGGCGGATCTGGATGCAaagtgccccagcagcagcagctcaggcatcCAGCATGGGCGGGGAGCAGATGCTGGGCAGGAGAAGGACGGGatggaaaaagctgcagaagaagacACGCAgacagcagcccccccagggtcccctcTCCCAAAGCGCCAGGcaaaagcccccccccaggctagCGGTGCCCATCCAGCCTCATGCACGgatgctccctccctgccaggccccgctgcagaggcagcaggcagggacaatCAACAGCCTCCGGCctccccccagctgccagcacgcagcagccagagcccacCTGCCTCTCCTACTCCCACACGGTACCACTTTCTGCCTCTCATGGGACCCGCCTTGCCACCTATGCACCGAAACGCGGCAGCTGCGCGCTTTCCCGGGGCTGCCAGACCTCCCTTGCGTCCACTTGCAAGTcccgggctggcagcagcctctgccacgGCCATGCCAAATCCACCCGACTGgcagccctcagcacccccacACTGCCCAACTTGCACCTGCGGCTCAGACAGGACAGCTGCAGGCGATGGGCTGGCACCCTAG